CACAATTCGCACGGGAGAAGAATGCCTGCCCGGTTACACGGGCACCCATGTCGTTGGAGTGCGTTCGACGCATTTATGAGTGCTGAAGGCCACACGGTCTTGGCGCTAGTGGATGGAAAAAAGCACCGGACCCAAATACGAGTACGGTGTTAGTGGTGTGCTACATAACCGCGGATGTGTGCAGGTTTGGTAGGAACAGCGCTATCTGCTGATCCCTTGTCGGTGCTCGTTCGTTGGAATTATACTAAAAACGTGTGAAGGCAAAGACACatagggaaggggaaacaaacagGAAGAAGGGTAACAATAAGAAAATTAGCTGGGTGTGGTGTTTGAATGTATCCTGATGACGAGTTAGAACCGAAAAAGTGACGCGTAAGTGGTGCCCTCCAAGGATGAATAAGGGGATGGGTCCCTAATGGATTGGGGTGGGAAGGGACAAAGTGGGTGGTGCCGTTTATTCGGACGTACACGAGGAGAGGGAACAGTCGCGAGTTGGTAAAGGGCGGGAACTACTTGCACTTATACGTTAACGGTGGAACAGCAAACTATCCGCCACACTATCCCACGTGTTCAACCTTTCCATAGTCTCTTCGGCGTTCTTTAATTCTCTATGTGGGGTGATGAGTGAAGTACAGAAGGAAAGACGAGGAGTTCTTCCACGGTGGCGCACCGGTTGGCAGTAGGGTTAGGGTGAAGAGACCGGTGGTCCCTAGCGGTATGCCAAACATAAAGGGAGGGGTTGGTAGCTTCTTGATGCGCCGCGCTGCACCAAAGAGCATACGTCAGAAATATCAGACAGGCCCACAATTCTATAAGCGCAAGTTTTTTCAGTTCCAAAAGGGCCACCACCGCCTGCACCGTCGTATCAGTGGAGTTCAAACCGGATCCCCAACACACCAGAGGGAGTACGAGAGGTTCCACCACCTCCCGGGCGATGTCCGTACGCGACCACAATTCGACTTTACCTTCGGTGAAACCCGGGCGGACCGGGTGATGTTCGCGTGGCGAAAGCGGGGGGACCTTCAACTATACCAAATGAGCGGCAGAGGTGAAACGTTCGTATGCTACCGCTGTGGTTATCCCGTGCGTAGCCAGCTTGTGGCGGTTAAAGCTGACAATTGGGATTACCGTATGTGTTATCGCTGCTACACAAATACAGTGCACCGTGGAATGGAAAACGATACGTAGGCTTGTGGCGAGTAAATGGTGCTGAAAAAGATGTCGAAGTACGAGACGAATAAAAGCCTATCTCGTCCACTGAGAAAGGAAACGTGACTGCTGCGTACCCGACTTTTTTCAGTTTAACGTGGGCGTGTACGGTTTGTCCTTGGTTTTGACCAGCACATCATTTGTCTGTGCATGTGTCAGGGTGGTTGCGGAATGAATGATTATGGCAATGTCACCATTACACCTCTGTACTGCATACCCTGCCCCCCGTAGTCATCTGCTTTTCTGTCTTCAAGGCTCCTTTACCCAAACATATCGCTTTTTACCCACTGTGCGTTCGGCCGtaacatacaaatatacatTAGTTGCACAAGCACGCGTGTGAATCCAGGGAGGCGAAGTTGTTTGGCATTTGGCGGGGTGACCTGATGAACTACGCCGACGGTAACTACTACGACTCCCAGCAGGCAGCGGGTTATTACTACCCTGAGGGGCAACAGGTGGACGACGGTTATACAATTGACCTCCGCCCACCTGATATCACTGAACAACAAGACAATATCATTCAATTAGTTGCAAAGTACGTGGTAGCGTCGTGTGATGGTGCTCGGTACCAGAACAAGCTaatgaagaagacgaagTTTAATTCATACTTTGCCTTCCTCGCCTCACCAGAGCATAAGTATCACGAGTATTACCAGTACCTTGTTCGTAGTTATACACACTGGCGCCACGTCGCTGCAGCGAGTGCCGCCAACCAGGACAACAATGAGGGTTACGCCTTCTACACGgagcagcttcagcagcaaaTGTACGATGCCAATATGTATTATGCCCATGCCTACAACATAGCTGCAGCAGATAACTTGGCGGCATCCGCGTCAGCAGTGGTTGGCACGGCAACGGGTGGATATTATGATGCCAACAGcgcttttccccttcataaCCAACAGCCACAACCCGAGCCGCTGAGCGGTAAATCCGTTCTTGGAAATGCGAGCGACGCAATTAGTCAACCACTCGGGGAAGCTGAAAGCAGAAAACGTGCCCGCTCTGCAACACCATTGGAAAGCAGCgatgatgaggaagaggatcAAGGAGTGGAGTTTGTCATGGAAAATGGTGTCGCCAGGGCTGTCCCAAGGAGATCTTGAACAGTGCGAAGTGAAGCACCTCGAAAGGAACATGGGGAAGTGGAACGAATGTTGCATAAGCGTCGTACTGTCAAAAGAAACGGAAGTGGGAGACCCAAAGGGGGAAtgccaaaaaaaagtaggcaACTGCTTCCCATCGATATTCGGTGCCTTTGGTTGCGGCACTCGCTGCAACGCCTGCAGCTCTGCGGTTTAACTGCCAGGAGCAGGGCTACACCCTGACCTCTGCGTGCCCTCCCTCACTTCTTGGCGCCTAATTGCGCTCTTCTTTAAACACATTCACGTACCGGTCCTGTAACGCAGGAATGTGAGAATGAAGCTGCCTCTTACTCCGCCATTCCTTCATTCTTCCCCACCTTCCTGACTTAGTTGAAAGAATATGTATTTAAAACCATATAACAATCCCTACCCCGTCGTAAGTGACAGACTGGAGGTTATTCTTGAAACCATGCGAAAAATTAATGGAGACAGCGGTTCCCCCGTCGAAACGCCACCAGAAAGGGTACCGTGCATTGGCTCCGGTGCGTTTGCTACCGTTCGTGTTGGCTGGGTGCAGGAGCGGTGGCACAGTCAAGGCAAGAATGAAGAACCTGGACAACTCACCTTCGGAACTACAGCCGCAGTGGCCGTGAAGCGCGTGGTTGTTCCAGGGAAGTTGCGAAGTCCCCTTGACGGTTGTAGGCAGCGGCTGCTCCGCGAGCTGCAGGTAATGGAACACATCAGAATCTGTCCACATCCGAATGTCGTGCAGTGCTGGGGGTTTGTCTTCTACAAGGCGGGCGATAGAGCAAGTATCGGCAGAGAAGTAACAGATAATTTGCTTGGTGAGGTCCTCACAAACTTTTCCCAATTGCGCGAGCAGCAAAGGGTAATAACAGGGAACATGGACAAGGAGAAAATTGGAAACGAGGTCCTTGATGGGGTCTCTTGCTTTGATGTGTGTCTCTCGTTGTGCACAGGCGGTACTTTAACCGAGTATGTCCGCCGAGTAGCCGATGCAGCGCTCCGTGCGACGCGCACGTGCATACAGGAGCGGATAGTCACTCAACCGAAAAACACGAGCATGACTGACTCCACACTTGGGGAGTCACCCACTGGACATAATCAGGGTCTGACCAGCAGCTCAAGTGATGCTGGGATCGAACCTAAGGGGGCGCTGCTCGGGcttaaaacaagaaaattgACACCGATTAGAAAAGATGTTTCGGGAGAATTTTTCACACAAAAAGACTCCACTTTAGTTGTCTCCCATCTCACAATCCGCGAAAAAGACATTGTCGCCATTGCGTATGCGTTGTGCAACGCCCTTCGTCACACCCATGAAACGCTACGGACGCTACACCGTGACATCAAACCAGCCAATGTGTTAATATGCGATGGGATCGGAAAGATACCGTCATATACATCGCGTGCCACTTCATGCGACTTCACGGCCAGAACCACAGCAAGAGCCCGAGGTGCTCCAACTGAgttggaaaacaaaaaagcagacGGCAGCAAAGCGGTTGAGTTGGTGCTTTTCTCAGACCTTCGCGACGCGCTGGGTAATCCACAGGAAGGAGGGAGCGCTGATGATAAACTCACTCCTGATGTGTTGGTTGTGCCTGCTGAAGCAGGATCACATCGTGTGCTGTGTAATTCATCTGATTCGCCCCCATACGTGCTGGAGTGTCTGCCCCAGGTGGACGCCTGGCGCCTGCAGTTGGCGGACTACGGCATCGCGTCAGGTTTAGATCACATGGAGGCCTCGGGTCGCTGTGGTACATTCCCTTTTATGGCACCCGAGGTGGAGGACGAGGACTGCACCGGGTCCACGTACGGACCTAAAGCTGATATTTATAGTCTGGGGGTCACAATTCAGCATGTTATTGTGAATGCTACCGTTGAGTTTAACGAGGTGGCTCAGGCGCTACCCAGGCGGGCAGATGCTTTGGGGCGGCAGTGGGTTGACGAAGAAGACAGGGAGACAAGCGAAGTGGACAATGACTCCGGCACCAGTGGTGGCGTAACAGATGAAACGAAGAGGAAGCGGACGTTTAACCTCCCCGGCAACTGGCGCTGTAAGCGGGAGCTTAGCGACAGGGACTATGTTCGCGACATATACTCTCATCTGTCACATCCACTACCGCACGATGACTGTGCTAGATCATTTACCGTACCGCGCTCGTGGCGTTGCCATGATGAGTTAGCCTCCGGCAACTGCGTTGAAGGTTTAAGCACTGACGGCAGGACTGACACTGACAATGCTGGAGACAAAAGGGGCCATCTTCAACCTCAAAATTCCGACTACCGTGATAATATCAAGGCGCTAAACTTTAGAAAGGGCCAAGGGGCTCGGTGCAGGTCTTGTGGGAAGCTCCACCGAAACCTTATCGAGCTTCTCAACGCCATGACGGCCCCTGATCCCTCACAGCGACCGACATTGTCGTGTATATTGCGTGACACAGCGGTCATTGAGCAGGGAACGTTTGTTGATGAACCAAGGGAATCcagtttccccttctccagAAGTAGCAGTAGCAGCAAGCACGCGAATGCGGTGGCAAACACTTCAGGGCGCAGGAACACAACAAACAGCACAGCATGCAGCCCAAAACAGCTGTCGCATACAAGTAGAGGGACCGCACCCTCACCAATGGCGGGCCGCAATCACCGTTCCAGTTGCTCTGGGGAATGTAAGGATCAGAAAACTCACGACGGATCGAGTGAAATGTTTGGCGGTGTTAACAAATACGACGGGTGGCGCGAAGGCGTGTTGTGGCGCCCGCCTTCGCTCAAGTTTCTTCGTCGGTATAGTGGACAGGAGGGGCGTTGCTAACCGATCGGCATTTAGGGGCCTGGCGGGTGTCTCTTGTTTCACGCGTTCACCATCCGATGCGGTGGTCTCTAAATTTCCTCACAATATTCATTACCTTTACTTACTTTCTCTGCCACACGGCGCAAGCGGCTCCTGCTTGCGGGCGGGTTTGCTTAACGTGGGTTGTGCTTTTTTGCCGCTTGCTCTCATTGTCCGAGTGGtcacttctatttttttttcttgttgacGTTTGACTGTGGTCAGGGGACATctcattgttgttatttttgcttttaattGTTACCTAAACATGTTTCTTCGCCTAAACGGAGGCGGGTGGGGCCTCGCGCACTTACAAGAAACGTCTGTAGAGGTGGTCATTTGGGTCAggtggagagggaaagcttgtttgcttgttcaACTTTACGCTGTGAGTAGTCCTCCCTTCCGTGCATCATTCTttggactttttttttcttttaccgcCCATCCGTTGGGCTGttcgtttattttttctatcaGGCTATGTCAAACATCAGCCCCGCCAGTGGGCTACGGCCCCGCTACTCTCTGAAGGCATTTAAATGTGTGGTCGTGTATACCTGATGCTTCATTTTTATCTCggccccctttctttcccttcctatGCATTTCTCCCCCTCGAACAATATATGATTAAACGAAATGAAGGCCACAGGGATAGAGAAGTAGTAGGTGCGACGTCTCCATCCCGGTGCGTGTGGTATGCGGTCATCTTCCGCCGCATCATCGACTAGAGCCCTTACCCCTGGGAAGTTGAAGCAGCCAGGCTCCACGAGAGGGCTGAAGAGTACGCACTCCGGCAGTGAAGAAGCCGTCCTGAGCGAtaagttgctgctgtttttacaGCAAAGTCGGGAACGGACATCCCATAATCATGCCGCGCGAATTTCCCTGCTGGAATCTCAGTACACACAAAGCCTCCACGGACTCTCAGGGGCCCGTGGTTCATCTACCCTCTTCACCGAAGCTTCACTGAATGCGCGAAAAGGTGGACGTCACGGCAGAGACCCTGCAGGAATTGTTGACAAGGAGATTGTTATTGAGGTTGATATGAGTGAAAGTGAGGATGAAGTATCGTCGCAACCGATAGAAACGAATCATAGGGCACAGCAGCGGGAACATGCAGCAACGCAGTTTTCGTCGGTTCGCCTGACGGCATCGTCCTGCAGGGTCACTGCCACCGCTGCTGCTACCGATCTCTCACCTCAGAGTCTGTCCGAATCGTATGGTGTATCTCCGGAGGTTCGTACacccatttccccttttataGAAAAGATGCATTACCGCGAGGTTCTGTGCGCGCCTGAGCTGCCTCAGGGTCCTGAAAAGCGCAACAAGACTACAACCCACTACACGGCAACGGAATTGTCTCTTGGGAGGGCACAGGCGGGGGTGCGTGCCAATGTCGGGAGGGGTATGGTGTCCTCACTCCCCCCGTGTGCTGCGGCACGTAACGAAGTTTCTGTTTCACTAGAGCGAGCCATCAATGAGGCAAGGGACAAGCACAACTGGAGTGAGTCAACGACGGCAAATGTTATGAGCCGTGGTACGACGACGGCCCCGCCCATGCTACCCCGTACCAATGCAGTGACATCTAAAGTGGATGACGAAGTGCAGCACTCCCCCCTCTTTCCGCACGAACCGGAGATAGAGGAGTTTCTCGCGTGGGAAGCGGCAAAACCCGCTGAGCTACTCAAATGCTTGCGTGCGGGCTTTAGCAACCACTGCCCCATCGCAACCGCGTATGCCGCCGTGCGCCCCGAGGTCCATTGGCTCTCTCTGCTCTGCAACAGTGAATCGGATGTCAAGAGTGAAGCAAAGGGATCGCCACTTCGACCGGACTCAGCTCCCTCGCGATTCATTGAGTGGATCGCATCTGACGTGGACTGCTATGAGGGACTGCTACTGCAACGGGGGGCTGTAGCGCCAATTGTTGCCAGAAGTGCGAAGTCATAGCGGTGACGGCATCCCCGTGCCGCTTAACCCCGTTaagagagggagagttggcacacacgcacacagcgAACACTGATTTTGCTGTTGTCAATAGAAAGTTATGTGTACGCATCTGTACGCACATTGATTCTGCAAAGGCCTTCGCAGATTACAATTCTGCTGCCGGGCTTGCTGCTTCATCACTGTCGGCGCTTTCAACATATTTGAACATGAAATGCTGTGATATTCTCATCAAACTGAtggcagtttttttttttcactcaatcTTTATTTCGTGATTTGAGAAATTCTGTGCTTAGGAAGGataaaggaagggaatatacataaataaagtaatatataatatattacTTTCCTCAGGCATAAAATGTTTGGACGACGCGTTTACGCCAGTGCGGCAGTTCCCCGCCGTATGTGGCCGGCACTTCACATTCAGAGCAGTAGCCAAGCACTGCGTATCCTTCCTTCActcgcaccacttcacccgACTATAACTCGGCATGTTGCACTTGTGTCCGCCCCGCTC
The genomic region above belongs to Trypanosoma brucei brucei TREU927 chromosome 10, whole genome shotgun sequence and contains:
- a CDS encoding protein kinase, putative; this translates as MYLKPYNNPYPVVSDRLEVILETMRKINGDSGSPVETPPERVPCIGSGAFATVRVGWVQERWHSQGKNEEPGQLTFGTTAAVAVKRVVVPGKLRSPLDGCRQRLLRELQVMEHIRICPHPNVVQCWGFVFYKAGDRASIGREVTDNLLGEVLTNFSQLREQQRVITGNMDKEKIGNEVLDGVSCFDVCLSLCTGGTLTEYVRRVADAALRATRTCIQERIVTQPKNTSMTDSTLGESPTGHNQGLTSSSSDAGIEPKGALLGLKTRKLTPIRKDVSGEFFTQKDSTLVVSHLTIREKDIVAIAYALCNALRHTHETLRTLHRDIKPANVLICDGIGKIPSYTSRATSCDFTARTTARARGAPTELENKKADGSKAVELVLFSDLRDALGNPQEGGSADDKLTPDVLVVPAEAGSHRVLCNSSDSPPYVLECLPQVDAWRLQLADYGIASGLDHMEASGRCGTFPFMAPEVEDEDCTGSTYGPKADIYSLGVTIQHVIVNATVEFNEVAQALPRRADALGRQWVDEEDRETSEVDNDSGTSGGVTDETKRKRTFNLPGNWRCKRELSDRDYVRDIYSHLSHPLPHDDCARSFTVPRSWRCHDELASGNCVEGLSTDGRTDTDNAGDKRGHLQPQNSDYRDNIKALNFRKGQGARCRSCGKLHRNLIELLNAMTAPDPSQRPTLSCILRDTAVIEQGTFVDEPRESSFPFSRSSSSSKHANAVANTSGRRNTTNSTACSPKQLSHTSRGTAPSPMAGRNHRSSCSGECKDQKTHDGSSEMFGGVNKYDGWREGVLWRPPSLKFLRRYSGQEGRC